The Rubripirellula amarantea genome includes the window ACACCGGTCTTGTCGAAGCGGTGTGACTCAGGGGAACGCGGCTGAGCTTTACGCCTGACTTACTTGCCGAAAATAGTCGTCCCAACTTTGATGAGGACGACCGGCTGCTTGCGGGTAGTGGCTTTCGTTGTCTGACGCGCCGTTTCGAATTCCCTCGTAGATGCCAGCGATAACGTTGCCCAAGAATTCGCCGAGTTCACGGATGCGATCTTCGCGGAACTCAGCCACTGTCATTTCGCGATACTTCAAATTCGTTCCGAACGCCTCGTTCAAGTACCCAGCCAACGTCGTTTGAGTAATCGCCACGCCGTGCAGATTGTAAGTTTGTCCGTTGTGCTTGTCATCGATCACCATCTGGGAATACGCAAATGCCAATTCGGGTCGCGTGGTGTAGCCACACAATCCATCGCCAGCGCAATTTGCAACTTCGCCACGCTGTTTGTACGTGTCCACATAGTCCACATCCGGTTCGATGTAGATTCCGTTTCGCCCAATCACCCAGTCCAAACCACTCTCACGTACATCCGACTCGGTTTGTCGGTTGCTCTGAACGACTGGCGAAAACGCAGTGTTTTCTTCGGCACCCTGGATACTTGTGTAAACCAACTTCCGCGCGCCAGCCGTTTTCGCTGCTTCGATAACGTTGCGGTGTTGCGTGATTCGTTGGTCAGGAGCGTCCATGCCTGATACAAGGACAACCGCGTCAATGCCTCGCAACGAGCTAGCCAGATCATCGAAGGACGTGTAGTCACCTGGGCGTATCTCTACTCCTAGCGATTCGGCTTTGCGTGGAGTTCGAGCCAGACCGACGACATTGTCCTTGCCGATCGCGCCGATCAAGGATGTGACGATTTGAGATCCGAGTTGGCCACTTGCAGCGGTGACGGCGACTTTGGGCATGATTACTCCTAGTTCAGGAACTAGTTCAGGAAACTGACTCGTGGAAACGGATCTGATGGCTCAATGTACCGCACGGGTCAAAACGAACGTCACCGATTGTTGTCTGGACTTCGTGACAACGCGGCTTCGTGACAATGCGACTATTTCAGATACGGGTTTAGACTCGAAGCGTGTTATGCAACCTAGTCCACAAACGACCGACGATGGGATGGTTTGGACGTTCTACCGTCATGGCCCCGTCAGCCGAGATACCCAACAGCTACGCTCGGTCGACACGCGGATCGGCAAGCGGGCCGACTGCCACAACGAAGTTCGGCATTCACGCTCTAGGTGCACGATTACACGCCCTTGCGAACGGACAGCAGAGCAACTGCCCCCAATGCTCTACTGTCCATACGCAGAGTGACGTCGCCTAATCGGTGGATGCGAAAAGGCAGACGACTACAGAATGATGTACCTGCAGGGTCCAGCGACATCTGCGGCTAGATCGAAAGCAATTGGTGTGCCAACAATCTTGCTTAAGCGTCACTGTCTAGAAATTTGCAACAACATCAGTTCACGCGGCGATCAAGATCGCAACCGGTGAGCCTCGTTTCGACGGAGACTTCTAAGGTGTTGTTCAACTCGGTGAACGCAATCGCCTTAGGCTGCATCAAACGAAGAGTCGCCCATATGTGCCCACCACATCAAGCAGATTGTCACTCTTTGGACAACACCTCTGCTTTCCACCAAGCGTCCTCACGTTCAAAACCGGTATGAAGCGAATAATTAGTTTGCGAAGTATCTAGCACGCGGTTCACAATCTGTTGCTCGAGTATTGCAAAGCGATAGCGGGAGAGTTTCTAGGCGAGCTCGCCCGGAGCGTTCGGCTGAACGACTCGCAACGATGGTCGCAACGACGGTCGCAACGTCGGTAAAGCTACTCTTCGTGTTCCAGACGACGTTGAATCCAGCTTTCAATTTGAGCCTCATCGATGTCGTGGGAGCGCAGAAGTTGACGAGCCAAAGATATTCCCACCGATTCATCCTGTTCAGCCACGGCGCGGATACCCAGCTTTTCAAAATGAGAGGTTTGATCCTGGTTCTTCGTTGAAATGAACTTCGTCAAACTGGGAAATCGCTCGTTCACGATCGGCATCAAGTCG containing:
- a CDS encoding NAD(P)H-binding protein: MPKVAVTAASGQLGSQIVTSLIGAIGKDNVVGLARTPRKAESLGVEIRPGDYTSFDDLASSLRGIDAVVLVSGMDAPDQRITQHRNVIEAAKTAGARKLVYTSIQGAEENTAFSPVVQSNRQTESDVRESGLDWVIGRNGIYIEPDVDYVDTYKQRGEVANCAGDGLCGYTTRPELAFAYSQMVIDDKHNGQTYNLHGVAITQTTLAGYLNEAFGTNLKYREMTVAEFREDRIRELGEFLGNVIAGIYEGIRNGASDNESHYPQAAGRPHQSWDDYFRQVSQA